ACTTATCTATATAGGATTCAGACAAAAGTGTTTGCCAAGTTACAAAATCCCCAGAAGAGATAGTTTTATTTAAATCTGATATAAAAACTTCTATTTGATCAAAAGTTTTATCATACTCTTCCTCAGTAACAACAAAAACCTCAGGTTTTTCTTCGGGAATTATCTTTGGCTCTTCTTTTGGCGTTATTACTTCCGGTTCTACCTTCTCTACAACCTTTTCCTCCACAACTGGAGTTTCAACTTTAGGAGTTAAGCAAGATGTTAATAATAGTATAGTTATAAGAATGTATAATATTTTTTTCATAATATATAAAATAGCACATTGTTATAGCTATTGTCAAAAAAAGTAGGAGTGATAATTTAAATAATGATAAAAGTAGTATTCCCTGGGTCCTTTGATCCACCGACTAAGGGGCATTTAGATATTATTAGAAGATGCTCCAGGATTTTTGATAGCGTAACAGTTTTAATTGCTGAGCACCCAACAAAGAAGGGAATGTTCACAATAAATGAAAGATTAGAATTATTAAATGAAATGATTAAAGATTTTTCCAATGTAAGTGTTGATTATTATGATGGTCTCGTTGTAAAATACGCGGAGCATAATGAGATAAGTGTTATTGTTAGGGGATTACGTAACAATAGTGATTATCAGTATGAGTATGAGTTAGATATGGCCAATAAAGTTGCTTCTAACTCTATAGAGACTTTTTTTATAAATGCAACACCTGGTATGGTTAGTATTAAATCGTCTCTAGTTAAGGAATTATTTGGATATAGTGTTGATGTTTCATCTTTTGTAACACCTAATGTTTATGAAGCGATGAAGAGGAGACAATAATTATATTGACAAAAATACAAAAGTGTCGTAATGTTTTTTTCAACGGCGCATATTAATAAGGAAGGTTTACAATGGCAGT
Above is a genomic segment from Thiospirochaeta perfilievii containing:
- the coaD gene encoding pantetheine-phosphate adenylyltransferase, with protein sequence MIKVVFPGSFDPPTKGHLDIIRRCSRIFDSVTVLIAEHPTKKGMFTINERLELLNEMIKDFSNVSVDYYDGLVVKYAEHNEISVIVRGLRNNSDYQYEYELDMANKVASNSIETFFINATPGMVSIKSSLVKELFGYSVDVSSFVTPNVYEAMKRRQ